Proteins encoded in a region of the Triticum dicoccoides isolate Atlit2015 ecotype Zavitan chromosome 3A, WEW_v2.0, whole genome shotgun sequence genome:
- the LOC119268795 gene encoding origin of replication complex subunit 4 — translation MAPAAPAAPVASQAQAVLRGRLCDPAFVHSRLRSSPDTNYSKLKYLVSSSVSEACNNSVLLLGPRGCGKGAVLDMVLEDLKEEHPDAISVIRLNGMLHSDDNCATKEIARQLCLEHELSFSKMASSDDNTEFMIDMLRECGLAHKTVIFVLEEFDLFAQGKQRLLYSLLDAMQSLTSQAVVIGMSCRLDADQLLEKRVRSRFSHRKLLFVPSSLDDIQRLMEHLLMLDKGSCLPTNYVTEYNSMLTSIFSNKKFKGILDSLTDTDATTSNILRFLFRVVSYMDMESGLLSMECFTNALSSMQRQPKMDSLQDLSILELYILVCMNRLEDKEQKSYNFNTIIKEYKSIQDAYKTSDKYATTVCFRAFEHLLDRELITFADSKGRNVALEYRPVKLLISSRELAQSLKLNTTCPAVLQKLLDRERYM, via the exons ATGGcgccggcggcgccggcggcgcccGTGGCGAGTCAAGCACAGGCAGTTCTGCGCGGCCGGCTCTGCGACCCGGCCTTCGTCCACTCCCGTCTCAGATCCTCGCCCGACACCAACTACAG TAAGCTGAAGTACCTCGTGTCCAGCTCCGTCTCCGAGGCCTGCAACAACTCCGTCCTCCTCCTTGGACCCCGCGGCTGCGGTAAAGGAGCG GTGCTCGACATGGTTCTGGAGGACCTGAAGGAGGAACATCCTGATGCCATATCTGTG ATCAGGCTGAATGGCATGTTACATAGTGATGACAACTGCGCTACAAAG GAAATTGCCAGGCAGCTGTGTCTGgagcatgagttgtcattttccAAAATG GCTTCTTCAGATGACAACACTGAATTCATGATTGACATGTTACG AGAGTGTGGACTAGCTCACAAGACAGTAATTTTTGTCCTGGAAGAGTTTGATCTCTTTGCTCAG GGGAAGCAGCGGTTACTCTATAGCTTACTTGATGCAATGCAATCTCTTACATCACAAGCTGTTGTCATTGGTATGAGTTGCCGATTG GATGCAGATCAATTGCTAGAAAAAAGAGTTCGATCTCGCTTCTCTCATAGGAAGCTTCTTTTTGTTCCTTCTTCATTGGATGATATACAGAG GTTAATGGAACATCTGCTAATGCTAGACAAAGGCTCGTGCTTACCTACAAACTACGTTACGGAGTACAATTCAATGCTTACT AGCATTTTCAGCAATAAGAAGTTTAAAGGAATTCTTGACTCTCTCACGGATACAGATGCAACAACCAGCAACATCCTGAGATTTCT CTTCAGAGTGGTGTCATATATGGATATGGAATCTGGACTTCTGTCAATGGAATGCTTTACGAATGCGCTTTCCTCCATGCAGAGGCAACCCAAGATGGACAGTTTGCAAG ATCTGTCGATTTTGGAACTGTACATACTTGTATGCATGAACAGACTAGAAGATAAGGAGCAGAAGTCGTACAACTTCAACACTATAATAAAAG AATACAAATCCATACAGGATGCCTACAAAACTTCTGATAAGTATGCAACCACTGTTTGCTTCAGG GCTTTTGAACATCTTTTGGACCGCGAGTTGATCACCTTCGCGGACTCAAAAGGGAGAAATGTGGCACTTGAATATCGGCCTGTCAAACTTCTGATATCTTCTCGCGAGCTCGCACAGTCGCTCAAGTTAAACACTACCTGCCCC GCTGTGCTGCAAAAGCTGCTTGACCGTGAAAGATATATGTAG
- the LOC119268796 gene encoding uncharacterized protein LOC119268796 codes for MVREEDLDLVLVPLGLAVLAGYHLWLLHAILRHPTRTVVGLNALARKRWIAVMMANTEKNGVLAVQTLRNNIMASTVLATTAITLVSVISVFIGATAGRSPAAPSSSPLLVYGSKTGRVFAVKYLAISLCFMLAFVCNVQAIRLYAHASFLLGLPPGGGEDGGGAAEQFRAYVARTVNRGSHAWSLGLRAFYVSLALFMWTFGPIPVLACSVLMCALLYFLDTSADYAKGIQHMHGEGGGGTRKDGAV; via the exons ATGGTTCGGGAGGAGGATCTTGATCTGGTGCTGGTGCCCCTGGGGCTGGCGGTGCTGGCCGGCTACCACCTGTGGCTCCTCCACGCCATCCTGCGCCACCCGACCCGCACCGTCGTCGGCCTCAACGCCCTCGCCCGGAAGCGCTGGATCGCCGTCATGATGGCC AACACGGAGAAGAACGGGGTGCTGGCCGTGCAGACGCTGCGGAACAACATCATGGCGTCCACGGTGCTGGCCACGACGGCCATCACGCTCGTCTCCGTCATCAGCGTCTTCATCGGCGCCACGGCGGGCCGCTCCCCGGCGGCGCCCTCGTCGTCGCCGCTGCTGGTGTACGGGAGCAAGACGGGGCGGGTGTTCGCGGTCAAGTACCTGGCCATCTCGCTCTGCTTCATGCTCGCCTTCGTGTGCAACGTGCAGGCCATCCGGCTGTACGCGCACGCCAGCTTCCTGCTGGGCCTGCCGCCCGGGGGaggcgaggacggcggcggcgcggccgagcAGTTCAGGGCGTACGTGGCGCGCACGGTGAACCGCGGCAGCCACGCCTGGTCGCTCGGCCTCCGCGCCTTCTACGTCTCGCTCGCGCTCTTCATGTGGACCTTCGGCCCCATCCCGGTGCTCGCCTGCAGCGTCCTCATGTGCGCGCTgctctacttcctcgacacctccGCGGACTATGCCAAGGGGATACAGCACATGCACGGCGAAGGTGGAGGGGGCACACGCAAAGACGGCGCCGTGTGA